The following proteins are encoded in a genomic region of Oncorhynchus keta strain PuntledgeMale-10-30-2019 chromosome 35, Oket_V2, whole genome shotgun sequence:
- the bend3 gene encoding BEN domain-containing protein 3, translating to MNSSDHGENSDGEKLEREREPIQDIKLETDDCAISETTEGPRRWSLGTSEANSKRTVMDMGCDAHNSEVGQSTSSKRVRVSSEAGQRLLRRLSEESTRPQPLCLTSGDQENTIASYRKPLYSISHRITEKKLTSSLDQHAQHEGGVRLSYSSLLSPQLVNTGEHSRSEPLSALGAAGSMSSTDSNLYSLIEKMFFILNTLNSSMTQLHSKVDLLSLEVTRIKKQIKPSELATEFHPPPEYLLTSEELSQLMEQTSNAGELGCRLLVHLFPELLKAKECTRGCIANKRTLDSLHLQLIRNYVEVCYPLVKNNNIWQDECLLQMNDFFNRFWAQKDMESGQQSCGKQIITSFGFKAEQNQPCHFINEEGQEVYLDLDSNGDHTNNNKVVPDLVFDTQEVREDLDELSSPEDFMFLVNRLFPEVFEEGRFPEGSVGKMILDSDRIEIIRKYMEANFPDVPEDSWLQVCVQRIEDAIEGSHSNGNGSDPENMNDESYDSTSLPDDVSIIKISDLCDYERPGRRSKKSLLVPVDFEQLEMPPPDFSVPQEYLLSREQLRNNYDCSLSIGNFASRLLVLMFPELFTYDNARKHYNCSGSLGKKQLDPVRVDLIRHYVQLLYPRAKNDRVWTLEFVGKLDERCRRRDTEQRRSYQQQRKVYAPELEQEPVDFVAACQVNQLNTERLKDFEIPPLPPEKSSKDFCKIPLEKLTVSIPDFQVPSVYWLSDAEVREIVQQSLSVGNFSARLLVRLFPELFTQENLRLQYNHSGACNKKQLDPVRLRLIRHYVEAVYPVEKMEEVWHYECVPSIDERCRRPNRKKCDILKKAKRSNTVS from the exons ATGAATTCCTCTGACCATGGGGAAAACTCGGATGGAGAAAAGCTTGAGCGAG AGAGAGAACCCATTCAAGACATCAAGTTGGAGACGGATGACTGTGCTATTAGTGAGACAACTGAGGGACCACGAAGATGGTCTCTTGGAACTAGTGAGGCCAACAGCAAACGTACTGTTATGGACATGGGCTGTGACGCTCACAATTCTGAAGTGGGCCAGTCTACCAGCAGCAAGAGAGTCAGGGTCTCTAGTGAG GCCGGGCAACGCTTACTGAGGAGATTGTCTGAAGAGTCCACGAGGCCTCAACCCCTTTGCCTGACATCTGGAGACCAGGAGAATACTATAGCCTCTTACAGGAAGCCTCTCTACAGCATCTCTCACAGAATCACAGAGAAGAAGCTCACATCAAGCCTTGACCAGCATGCTCAGCATGAGGGAGGAGTGCGGCTAAGCTACAGCAGCCTTTTATCTCCTCAACTAGTCAATACAGGGGAGCACAGCCGAAGTGAACCCCTCTCTGCCCTGGGGGCAGCAGGGTCCATGTCTTCAACAGACTCTAATCTATACTCCCTCATTGAGAAGATGTTTTTCATCCTCAATACGCTCAACTCAAGCATGACCCAATTGCACAGCAAGGTTGATCTACTTTCCCTAGAGGTCACTCGCATCAAGAAACAGATCAAACCATCTGAGCTGGCGACTGAGTTCCATCCTCCGCCAGAATACCTGTTGACAAGTGAGGAACTGAGTCAGCTGATGGAACAGACATCAAATGCTGGCGAGTTGGGTTGTCGATTGCTGGTACACCTCTTCCCAGAACTTCTTAAAGCCAAGGAGTGCACTCGTGGTTGCATCGCCAACAAGAGAACGTTGGATTCCTTACATCTGCAGCTAATACGCAACTATGTGGAGGTGTGTTATCCTCTGGTTAAGAACAACAACATTTGGCAGGATGAATGCCTATTACAGATGAATGACTTCTTTAACCGCTTCTGGGCCCAGAAGGATATGGAGAGTGGGCAACAGTCATGTGGGAAACAGATTATTACAAGCTTTGGTTTCAAAGCTGAGCAGAACCAGCCCTGCCATTTTATAAATGAGGAGGGGCAAGAAGTGTACCTTGACTTAGATTCCAATGGTGaccacaccaacaacaacaaagtaGTGCCAGACCTTGTGTTTGACACTCAGGAGGTCCGAGAGGATCTTGATGAGCTTTCTTCCCCTGAAGACTTTATGTTTCTTGTAAACCGACTTTTCCCTGAGGTTTTTGAGGAGGGGAGATTTCCAGAAGGTAGTGTGGGAAAGATGATCCTGGACTCTGACAGGATAGAAATTATCCGTAAATACATGGAAGCTAATTTTCCTGATGTCCCAGAGGATAGTTGGTTGCAGGTGTGTGTGCAGCGCATAGAAGACGCAATAGAGGGTTCTCACAGTAACGGCAATGGAAGCGATCCTGAGAACATGAACGATGAAAGCTATGACTCCACAAGCCTCCCTGACGATGTCTCTATCATCAAGATCAGTGACTTGTGTGACTACGAGAGACCAGGTCGTAGGTCAAAAAAGTCCTTGCTTGTGCCAGTCGATTTTGAACAACTTGAGATGCCCCCACCGGATTTCAGTGTGCCTCAAGAGTATCTGCTCTCCAGGGAGCAGCTGAGGAACAACTATGACTGTAGCTTGTCAATTGGGAACTTCGCCTCTCGCCTGTTGGTACTTATGTTCCCTGAGCTCTTCACCTACGACAACGCACGGAAGCATTACAACTGTAGTGGCTCACTCGGGAAGAAACAGCTTGATCCTGTGCGGGTTGACCTTATTCGCCACTACGTACAGCTCCTATATCCACGGGCCAAGAATGACAGAGTGTGGACCCTAGAATTTGTGGGTAAACTGGACGAGCGGTGCAGGCGACGAGACACGGAACAACGGCGGTCGTACCAGCAGCAACGCAAAGTCTATGCTCCTGAGTTGGAGCAAGAGCCTGTGGACTTTGTGGCTGCTTGCCAAGTGAACCAGCTCAACACAGAGCGCCTGAAGGACTTCGAGATTCCTCCACTACCGCCTGAAAAAAGTAGTAAAGACTTCTGCAAGATCCCCCTGGAGAAATTGACGGTGTCGATCCCGGACTTCCAGGTGCCTTCGGTCTACTGGCTCTCCGACGCTGAAGTACGAGAGATTGTCCAGCAGAGCCTTTCTGTTGGAAACTTTTCTGCCCGTCTACTGGTGCGCCTCTTCCCTGAGCTCTTTACTCAGGAGAACCTGCGACTTCAGTATAACCACTCAGGCGCCTGTAATAAGAAGCAGCTGGATCCTGTGCGTCTCAGGCTCATCCGCCACTATGTAGAGGCCGTGTACCCAGTTGAGAAGATGGAGGAGGTCTGGCATTACGAATGCGTGCCAAGCATAGATGAGCGATGCCGGCGGCCCAACCGTAAGAAGTGTGACATACTGAAGAAGGCCAAGAGATCAAATACTGTGTCCTAG
- the LOC118369225 gene encoding transmembrane protein 151B-like has product MSPPASAAAASESSTTTVFEEDTREEQRPLKQSLSKSLCRESFWKCLLLSMLMYGCMGAMVWCHVTKVTRLTFDSAFKGKSMMYHDSPCSDGYIYIPLAFLLMLYLVYLVECWHCNAKSDLQHKMDVEGIYERIQRMQQAKPCIWWKAISYHYVRRTRQVTRYRNGDAYTSTQVYHERVNTHVAEADYDYGHCGMKDISKQLLGLEKAPLTKLRFTKCFSFANVESENSYLTQRARFFTDNEGLDDYMEAREGMHLKDINLKECVIVFSEPDHHPWYVSHHVFWAASFLTLSWPLRVFTEYRTAYVHYRVEKLFGADYVPVTPLDERPYSHRIPRVNTIDSTELEWHIRSNQQLVPSYSEAGLMELAQCSSGGFGGLRQNCERCHRAMSSSSVFSRSALSICTGSSPRVGRVPYSSSRFSLGRRYGSRRSCFWRSRSSLDEQLSPSENTRCLSGRLTTDDEDPPDYQDALCFPVLIFHCSENCHNHRSFHRNGSCVETSL; this is encoded by the exons ATGTCCCCTCCAGCCTCCGCTGCGGCAGCGAGTGAGAGCAGTACAACCACCGTTTTCGAGGAAGACACCAGAGAAGAG CAGAGGCCCTTGAAGCAATCCCTGAGCAAGTCCCTGTGTAGAGAGAGCTTCTGGAAATGCCTGCTGCTCTCAATGCTCATGTACGGCTGCATGGGAGCCATGGTGTGGTGTCATGTCACCAAGGTGACTCGCCTCACCTTTGACAGTGCCTTCAAAGGGAAGTCCATGATGTACCATGACAGCCCCTGTTCTGACGGATACATCTACATCCCTCTGGCCTTCCTGCTCATGCTCTACCTGGTCTACTTGGTGGAGTGCTGGCACTGCAATGCCAAGAGTGATCTGCAGCATAAAATGGATGTAGAGGGCATTTATGAACGTATCCAAAGGATGCAGCAAGCAAAACCCTGTATCTGGTGGAAGGCCATTAGCTACCATTATGTTAGACGGACTCGGCAGGTCACACGCTATCGTAATGGGGACGCCTACACCAGCACACAGGTCTACCACGAACGAGTCAACACCCACGTGGCTGAGGCTGATTATGACTATGGTCACTGTGGGATGAAGGACATCTCAAAACAACTGCTTGGTCTGGAGAAGGCCCCACTCACCAAACTGAGGTTCACCAAGTGCTTTAGTTTTGCTAATGTGGAGTCTGAGAACTCCTACCTCACCCAAAGAGCAAGGTTCTTCACTGACAATGAGGGGCTTGATGACTATATGGAGGCACGGGAGGGGATGCACCTGAAGGACATTAACTTAAAGGAGTGTGTGATTGTGTTTTCTGAACCTGACCACCACCCATGGTATGTGTCTCATCATGTGTTCTGGGCAGCATCCTTCCTCACCTTATCGTGGCCCCTGAGGGTTTTCACAGAGTACCGCACTGCCTACGTCCATTACCGTGTGGAGAAACTCTTTGGGGCGGATTACGTCCCTGTGACGCCTCTCGATGAACGCCCTTACAGCCACCGGATCCCCCGGGTCAACACCATCGACAGCACAGAGCTGGAGTGGCACATCCGTTCTAACCAGCAGTTAGTGCCTAGCTACTCTGAGGCCGGACTCATGGAACTGGCCCAGTGCTCTTCTGGTGGCTTTGGCGGTTTAAGACAGAACTGCGAGCGCTGTCACCGGGCAATGAGCagctcctctgttttctccaggAGTGCCCTCAGCATATGTACCGGCAGTAGCCCGCGGGTCGGCCGGGTGCCCTACAGTAGCAGCCGCTTCTCCTTGGGCCGGCGCTACGGATCGCGACGCAGCTGTTTCTGGAGGAGTAGAAGCAGTTTGGATGAGCAATTGAGTCCCAGTGAGAACACCCGCTGCCTTTCCGGGCGCCTAACCACTGACGACGAGGACCCCCCAGATTACCAAGATGCTCTCTGCTTCCCAGTGCTAATTTTTCACTGTAGTGAGAACTGCCACAATCACAGGTCCTTTCATAGGAATGGCTCCTGTGTGGAGACCTCTCTATGA
- the LOC118369224 gene encoding growth/differentiation factor 6-A-like: protein MDPIRAAAPLLWFSLCFGNILEAAVLGSLQYPSSADDNGLVSHLVEQNRRKPIAVSRKDPPINDTIVPHDYMVSLYRTLSEIERRGLNSSVPRSARHANTVTSFVDQGKDPSSWGSGQRYLFDLSSLSRTDEIVEAELRILRKPPLDRLPMLTWGRNLYRLLLYTCSSNGNSGRQLLDSRTVDVLDREPPKWDVFDVWASVKARRRSHRTATGNDLLVACFDLLVVSELTKEAANPLTVGLGRRSRQPQERALLVAFSRTRRKENLFKEIREQMKAVRRDLGFLDPSDLSGDMIGHLPRQRQRRTALTGQSIGGAGGGGGGGGGGGGRRKTRCSRRPLHVNFKELGWDDWIIAPLDYEAHHCEGVCDFPLRSHLEPTNHAIIQTLMNSMDPESSPPSCCVPSKLSPISILYIDSGNNVVYKQYEDMVVESCGCR, encoded by the exons ATGGATCCTATTAGGGCTGCTGCTCCTTTGCTATGGTTTTCCCTGTGCTTTGGGAATATTCTGGAGGCAGCGGTACTTGGATCATTGCAGTACCCCTCTAGCGCAGATGATAACGGGCTTGTTTCACATCTGGTTGAGCAGAATCGGAGAAAGCCGATCGCGGTGTCCAGGAAAGACCCCCCGATAAATGATACTATCGTCCCCCATGACTATATGGTATCGCTATACAGGACACTCTCTGAAATAGAGAGAAGAGGTCTTAACAGCAGTGTTCCTCGCTCCGCAAGACATGCCAACACCGTGACCAGTTTCGTGGATCAAGGAAAAG ATCCCTCCTCCTGGGGAAGTGGCCAGCGCTATCTCTTCgacctctccagtctgtccaggACAGATGAGATCGTGGAGGCAGAACTGAGGATCCTGAGAAAGCCACCGCTGGATCGCCTCCCTATGCTGACGTGGGGCAGGAACCTTTATCGCCTCCTCCTCTACACATGTTCCTCTAATGGGAACTCTGGGAGACAGCTGCTGGACTCCAGGACAGTCGACGTTCTGGACCGCGAGCCTCCCAAATGGGATGTATTTGACGTGTGGGCCAGCGTGAAGGCTCGGCGGAGGAGCCACAGGACAGCAACGGGCAATGACCTCCTCGTGGCCTGCTTTGACCTGCTGGTTGTTTCGGAGTTGACCAAAGAGGCAGCCAACCCTCTTACAGTAGGGCTGGGACGCCGGTCTCGGCAGCCCCAGGAGAGGGCCTTGCTGGTGGCTTTTTCTCGCACCCGCAGGAAAGAGAACCTGTTCAAGGAGATCAGGGAGCAGATGAAGGCAGTGCGAAGAGACTTGGGTTTTCTGGACCCTTCGGACCTCTCTGGTGATATGATTGGTCACCTACCCAGGCAACGCCAACGCCGAACTGCCCTCACCGGCCAATCTATAGGCGGAgctggtgggggaggagggggaggtg gtggAGGCGGGGGGCGCAGGAAGACTCGCTGCAGTCGTAGGCCGCTCCATGTCAACTTCAAGGAGTTGGGCTGGGACGACTGGATCATCGCACCGCTGGATTACGAGGCGCACCACTGTGAGGGCGTGTGTGACTTTCCGCTGCGCTCACACCTGGAGCCAACGAATCACGCCATCATTCAGACACTTATGAACTCTATGGACCCTGAATCCAGCCCGCCCAGCTGCTGTGTCCCCTCCAAACTCAGCCCCATCAGCatcctctacattgactctggcAACAATGTGGTCTACAAGCAGTATGAGGACATGGTGGTGGAGAGCTGTGGCTGCAGGTAG